Below is a genomic region from Cynocephalus volans isolate mCynVol1 chromosome 14, mCynVol1.pri, whole genome shotgun sequence.
TTGATTAcgtctgtaaagaccctatttccaaataaggtcacacttaCGGTACCGAGTGTTTGTTAGGAGTTGAAAGACAAAATTCAACCTGAAACCCTTGTCTTCACTTGCGTGGGTCATGGTAGGTCTGGTTTAGAGTTTTGCCTCCTGAGAAGAGGCTTGCTTTGGATTATAGCCAGATTAGAGGTGCCCCTGACTGTTGACTTTGGCCCCTAGGGATGGTGAATAAGTTTATGTTATTTGAAGGGAACTCTACTCAGATCTCCAAAGTTTCAAAGATTTGATAATCATGAATATTCTCAAGAGGCAGCATGGCAAGAAGTCTCCCTATCCAGTTTTTGCATGACTGTCCTTGCCTACTGCCCCAGTGCTGACGAGGGCAAGGATAACAGAGTAGGAAAATTGAATTATAAGTTAATCGAGGGAAAGGACAGTGTCTTAGGTATTTCTGTACCTCCGTCACAGTGTGAGCTGAGAAAGGGGGTGAGTAAGCGTTTGTTGGATGGATGAGCAGATGAGAGGGGCAGGGCCAGGTGCCCATGCAACAGAGGGGAGGAAAGCCAAAGTTGGCTTTATGTGTGCCCCTCCCGCTTCCCAGACACATAACTTTGATACGTGGGTTTCCAGTACCTGAATTTTAATTCTGTCCTTTCTCCCCTTGCCGAAGATCTATTCCACTCCTTTTCTGGATTTGTGTGTTGCTAGTTAGCCAAAATGGAGGAGGAGACACCCGGAAAATAGTGTGTCTGACCACCTGTTCTGTACAGCACCTGAGTGCTGGAAGGCAGAATAGCACAGGGCTCAGGAGAGCAGAGTTAAGGAAGTAGAGATTTGATCCTGGGCCCCCCACTTAGCAGCTGCAAGGCCTTGACATAATACTTAATTCTGTCAGTTTCTCTTATCTATAAACTGGGTATAAGACATTTCTCTATGTGAACTTATTTTGAACTATAATATATCTATATGCACACACAGAAAAGTGCCCAGATCATAATGGTATAACTCAAAACATTTTCGTAAAGTGGCACATGCCATGTTAAGGAACAGGACATTACCAAAACCCCAGAAGCCTCTTCTTGTCCCCTCCCAGACACCACTTCACCCCACCAGTAGCCAAGAGTAATCCCCATCCCAAtgtctaattttctttttacctggttttgaacTTCATATGGATGAAAACATACAGAATGTATCTTTTgtgctttgtttcctttgcttacCTTCATGTTTATGAGATTTATTTATGTTACTTAGTTGTAGTTTGTTAATTCTCCTTATTGAACAGTATTCTAGTGAGTAAACAGACTACAATTTAATGACCTATTCTACTCtttgtggacatttaggttatttctagtttttggcttttatgaagaaagctgctctgaacattcttgCATGTGTTTTTTGATGGACAGGGATGCTTAGTCATCTagaagtggcattgctgggtTATAGAATATGAACATCTTCAGCTTTATAGAACTTGCCCAACATTTTAATGAATACTTTTAACCCCACAGTgtagtgagaattaaattaggTTGCAGAAAATGCTCAGTATGGTCCTTGGCAGATAGGAGTCCCTCAGTACATGTATGAAAATGTAATAAAGGCATACTATTCCATTAAGTCTAAGTTTCATGATGGATGTATTTCACTATTTATTTCACTATTGCTTGTTCATTTAGGTTGCTTtcattgttttgttattttataacaTGTTGCAATGAATGACTCTCTTTAtagttgttttcttttgaaagatTTGCTTTGGTAAATTTCCAGGGTAGGTTGAATTGGATCAAAGAATATGTGACTGTAAGAACTGTCTCCCTTAGCTGTGGGGCTTGCTGAGGAGGGGAATAAGGAGGCAAGTAGTCTTCACACCATGGccgggggagggaggtgggaagatGGGGCCTTGGGGATTTCAGGGAGGAGTGTCTTGTAGAGGACAGCAGGGGAGGGTAGAATGGAGGATGACTTTTATAAATGGTGGTGCATTTTAGGGCAACTAAATATGTAGTCCTTTAGAAGAGAAGCTGGGTAACTGGAAAAACAATGTATGACAACTATTaaatgaggaaggagagagaaaccaCAGGTGCTACGattcactttatttattcattctcccccccccccccccccccgccccccagtaTTAGCATGATTAAAGCTAAGGGGAGGAGGGGGGTTGGGGTGGGCAGAGGGGCTAGAGGATTGTAGTAGGGGTGTGTCCCTTGTGGGAAAAGGGCCTGGGGTCTAAGGAAGGAGGGGTGAGCCTGGGCCTGAGGGGCAGGTGGAGGTGCCTGGCAGGCCTCTTGGCCTAACACTCTTGCTTGGTGAAGCTCTTGACCACAGGCGAGCTCAGGCTGTCATGTGTGGCCTCACAGGTATAGACATTATGGCTCTTATACTCTGCACTGGTCATCGTCAGGGTGCTGCTGAGGCTGTAGGTGCTGTCTGTGCTGTCCTGTTCTGTATAACTTTCCACTACGTCACCCTGTTTAACAACATCGTCTACCTTCCACTGGACTTTGTAATCTTTGGGGTAGAATTTATTCAGGAAGCACACGACAGAGGCGTATCCAGAATTCAGTTGCTCCTCAGATGGTGGGAAGATGGAGACAGTCGGCTGAGCGTCAGACCCTGAGGAAGAAAGCACAAGAGATAGTTTTTAAGTTACAGAGAAGTTCTCCACATGCGTGTTTGTTTGTAAATGATCACAAAGTACGTtagggacagacagacagaaagcagCATGCTTATCCCGTATAATTGTAGCAGTgactttctttctgtcttcttcctagCCCTTAAGAGAGCTCAGAATGTTCTGTTTAAACTCTCTGAAGCCATTCTGAGGCCTCTTTGCCTGCTTTTCTGACCTTACCTTTCTTTTCTTCAACTGTGTTTTCTGCCTCCTGCAGTAATCTCAGGGCTTCAGGTAAAGACCTACAGGCCACTTCATCTGAGGCCCTCAGAGTTTAGAAGTCAGAACAAGGTCTTGGCCCCTCTATGTGGAAGAAGATAGGGCAGCAGAAGACCTGCAGCGGCTGTTTCAGGGAAAGCCTTTGTTGGCTTTCCTTGCCCCTGTGCTTCTCCCAGACTGTGCCATAATGTTCCCCCAGGCTTCCTTTGGCTTAGCCAGGCTAAAGCTACCCTCGGAGTGGGCCCCGAGCCCTGTATCTACACCTTGGTAGGAGTCAGCTTTGCCCTCTGTGCTCAATGCCAGCAGCTCTCCCACTCCTCACAAAGGCCTCAGAGTGAGACCCGGGCCCTGGCCTGATGGCTCGTAACCATATGGGGCAATGTTCAGCCAGACCAAGGAAGGGTCAACTGTAGTCTTGGCCACCTGCCTAGGAGGAACTGTCTAGCTTCACTTCTGACCTTGAGCAGCTGCCAGATGGCCTCTTGAAAATCCCCCTCTGTGGGGCTTCAGACTCTCAGGTAGGAAAgcaatagttaaaataaaaaatcaagaatcCTTTGCTGGAAGAAGTCAACAGATATGTGAAGAGGTTTTGATAAAACTAACCTCAATGTTAATCAAGTAATCCAACATAAGAGACTGaactttttatgtttaatatcttttctctttttcattactatttttttcccccacataatTGACAGCAAAATCATATAAACTTTGGAAAACAAAGCAGGAGAAATATTCTACGAAGATACTTCTATCTGGGTGAATCCTTGGTAGCTTTAAATTTTTCATCcagcattaaaatattaaacaattagCATATTTGATATGGAAATTATTTCAAGATACTTATTAGCTTTCAATAAAGTTTAAAGCTTGTTAAGAGTTTTTTAAAAGGttctaaaaatagtttaaaaatagtttaaaacagttcaatagTTTAATTAGTTATAAACAGTTctaaattagttttaaaagagCTAAAATAGTCCTATCAAGTTGTTGCAgaaacaaaataatctttttaagcCTCACTTTTGAAATCAGCTGGGgtaaacagcagcagcagcaacaacaaattATTAAACTATTTTAGAGGTTATGGGATTAAAATACCcagattaaaatttttctatcaCAGAATTAAAGTTTTGGAAATATgtttatattaactttttattaattACATTGATATGATTAGCTATTTTGTACAACTGAAATATAATCCTACCCAAAGcagatacatttttcaaaattaaaaacaagtcacaaatttatcttattttttatcagTTAATACACCTCAATGGTATATAATGTAAACTCAGTAAAAGTGAATTGATCAAGACCTGAATGGCTGGATTTATGgcattaaatttgatttttgctGGAGTGGATTTTCTCTTAAgagttatacatttttaaaaaattgagattatATTATTTAGATAAATTTGATAAGAGagtattgaaataattatatatgtcactgaaaaaaaaataactttaagttCTTTATAGTCCCTTAATGGAAATTTTCATTAATGGGATATAATAATGAATGTGAATTTTGTTTCTGAACTCTTTAATAAGTCAGTCTTCTCTCGGCTTTTCCCATATTAGCTCAGAGCCCACCGcgttttcattctcttttccctTGGTGGCAGTATTTGTATCACGGTGTGGCAGGAAGGCCGGCCACACAGTTAAACGGCTAAGGCGGGGTCGCCACCGCCCTTAGTGGCAAGGCGCCCTGTCACAGGTGCGCGACGGCCAGGCCACGTAAGTCATTCAATCATGAAAAGAGACCACCACGCGGTGTACGCACCACGCTAGCTGTGCCACGGCCTTCTCAGCGGTATGAAAATATGGACACATAATAACTGAGGGAAATAAAAGAACATACTCTTTAAAATAGCTCCTATTTTCCTACAGACCAGTGGGCATTTTCAAAATGCAATTATTTACTCTCCCtcactcaaaatattttctttgaaatggaTTTTGGGAACAACTGTCTTTCCATCATTATAATAAAAGATCAAGTTTAGTGTAATGCAGAAATTGAATTTAAGGAAAAGGAGTTAATCCGTCAAGGCCTTATTCTATAGAATCTCTCATTTTTACAGTTTATCACTCAGTTTTAGATGCTAAAGATGCCATTGTGGCTGATTCTCAAGTGAGCTGCCTCTCCTACATGGCAAACTTTTCTAACTTCTTCTGATCTTTAGTGcatgctattgatttttatagatgtcttacaaaataatttatcagacaaaagagagaaaatagacaaagaaacaCATTTCCCTACTTTTATGAATCAtgcagaaagagcaaaacccaatACATTATTTGTCAAAACTGGATGAAAATGCATTTACTTTTCCTCTTTAAAGCTCCAAAGTTTCCTTTTTAATCTACgctattctttttcctttgagtCATTCAATGTAGGCCAACTTAATCATTTTATCTCCAAATTCATTTTTGGAGCTGAATTTAACTTTCACACCTGATGAgaaatctgaaatgctttcaTTTACCCATTTCCACAAAACTCCTGCTTAAGCCTCTAAAAGTCCTTACTGGCAAATAGACCCAAATTTCCGAAGGCAGTAGAGAAAAATTACTTACATTTAATCTCCAGTTTTGTCCTCTGGCCAAACGTGATCCACAATATTAGTTTAATTACTTTCTCCTCAACAAAAACCTCTTTTTGGGACTAATATCACTAGGCTGACTGATCCAGAGGAAATCTGGCAATTTAGATGCTGAGAGAACTGTCTAGATCTTTGCTTTTCCGTGAGATGAACTGACTTTCAGTCCATTACTCATCTGATTTTCTGGAGGGATTCCATTCTCTTTGGAACTGACTTCGACTCACATCACAAACAGAAACCCCCCAAATTTTACAACCCTATAAGAAAAAGGATTAGAGAAGTGCACTTACGTTTGATTTCCACCTTGGTCCCCTGGCCAAAACCGAACACACAATGGTTCCTGTTAACCTCCCTTCTATACAAAAACTGAATTTCCCTTTCTGACAATTGAGCAAGGCTCTGTCCAGAACACGTTATTATGCTCCCCAGTAAATTTCTGAAGTATAACTTGGACAAGTTATTCTCACCCAATGACTGAATCTTTCTCTTTATGGAACATGCACAATCAATTTTCAAGTTTGTTTACAGAGTTCATCTTTAGCTTTGGCCTGGAGGATGTCATAGCCTGGTTTCAAAGAGTCGGCTTATAGATCCCTTTCTAGACACAGAAGCCACAAGACACAGACAATTGAGGAAGGACAGCTTGGATTTTACTCACGTTTGACTTCCACCCTGGTCCCTTGGCCGAAAGTGAGTCACAGTGATTCGCTTTAACTTCCCCCTATACAAAAACCTCCCTGAAAGGGCTTCAAGTCCCCTCCCCCAATTAAGTTGTTTTGATTTAGAAATCCTAAAAATTAGCCGTCAGCTAGCCTCCCGTGGAACAATTTTCTCCTCTGTACCTAATCTGGGAATGAAATTTGTTGTATCCCTGACATCCAActaacaaaaacagacaaaaaggagCAAAAAGCAAACCAATTAAACAGAAACAGTGAAGAATCAGCTGAAAAAAATACTTACGTTTCATCTCCACCTTGGTCCCCTGGCCAAAAGTGTACACACAATGGTTCCTGTTAACCTCCCTCCTATACAAAAACTGAGGTTCCCTTTCTGACAATTGAGCAAGGCTCTGTCCAGAACACGTTATTATGCTCCCCAGTAAATTTCTGAAGTATAACTTAGACAAGTTATTCTCACCCAATGACTGAATCTTTCTCTTTATGGAACATGCACAATCAATTTTCAAGTTTGCTTACAGAGTTCATCTTTAGCTTTGGCCTGAAGGATGTCATAGCCTGGTTTCAAAGAGTCGGCTTATAGATCCCTTCATAGACACAGAGACTACAAGACACAGACAACTGAGGAAGGACAGTTTGGATTTTACTCACGTTTGACTTCCACCGTCGTCCCTTGGCCGAACGTCCACCACAGTGATAGCTCTCCATTGTCTTGCTGTACAAAAACCTTTCTCACCAAAGGGGAACAGAGCCCTCGGTCAGCTGCTGAAGCTTAACTACTTTTTCCAGCAGGTGTGGAAGCCCTGGGGCTTCTCAGACAgagaatgtttattttcttaggtGAGATCTAAAGTCTCAGAAGACAATATATTTATGTCTATGGCCAGATGAAAAATTATAATAGACCAGAGACTAATACTGACCGCTGCAATAGTAAGTTTTACAAAAGAAATTGTAACTGCACTTCCAAAGATTAAGGGTAGGTTTATTTGATTCTGTCACTGGGAGCTTTGCTAGTTGCCTTGAACAACAGAATCAGCAGTGGGTCTACGGAggatgagaaaagagaagaatcaggtcagaaggagagaatagaaagaaattgGCAAGTGCAGATGAAGTGTACAAAATAGCTGGCCAAGAACATAGTCAATGTGGATCCCAAAGAGGATAGAAAGTGATTTTCTCTGCAGTTACAAGCAAGACCAATCATAAAGGctgatgtttattgagcacttacaaaGTGCCAGAATTGTACAAGGATTGCCACATTTAATCATTCCCAAGACTATATGAACTGGAAACTAATATTGGTCGCTATTTTGTGAGTGCAGAGAAATCAAGTAACTGGCTTGTGGtcgtaagtggcagagctgggatctgaattCAGAGCCCATGTACTTAGTTAACTGCACTACACTGCGGGGTAGACTCAGGAGTAAAGTCACCCAATGGAAGCAGCATGCGTGGCAGAAAATGTCAGGTGAAGAGAAGGACGGAGAAGCTCCTTAGACTGTTCTAGGGTTGAAAATGTGTGGATAAGTGTGCTAagatgtatatatgagggtatatacatattctgtgtgtgtgtgtgtgtatgtatgtatatatactatttttccacaaacttcaaaaaagtttgtggaaaaatagaattgaactTTCATGAAGTACCTTGTATAAGACCATGCATGGAATTATTGTTTAAAAGGTGAAAAAGTGGAAAATAGCTGAAATCTTCATCAATAGGAATTTGATTAAACTATTTATGATAGAATGTTACCATAGTAAGATAGCTTATCAACACTTTTCAGGATGATTCATAGATGAGcatttagtctctctctctctccccccaccttcACAGGCAGTTTAGAATTTATTCTGAGAATCTACCTTTGCTGGGGATCAGATGGGAAGCAGCTTCAGGGATGCCTTTGTTGGAATGCTCCCAAGAAGTTTCACTTCCATTTCTCTTGCTCATGAAATCCAAGAACCTCTCAGACTGTCTTATTGACACTTTGCTTTCCTCAATAAATCAATCATATCAATGTCTATCATGGACACTTTGTAGAAAGGTAGATCCTGGCAGAGCCTCACAGATGCTTCTGAAAAAtcctttgttttcaaataataaagaatgaaatactaccattcgcaacaacatggatggacttagagaaaatcatattaagtgaaacaagtcaggcacagaaagagaaataccacatgttctcacttatttgtgggagctaaaaataaataaataaacacacaaacatataaagggtggcaggggggaagaagacacaacaatcacaacaattccttgaactttttaagacaagtgaacagatatgatgtagtgcagggggagagggagggggaagaggaacaggtaaagggtcatgaaaatcaactacaatgtatattgagaagttaaaaaaaaatacataacataaaaaaaaaaataaaccacacacaTATTAAGGATCTCAACCATTTCTCAGTGACCCATTTTATTTTACAACAAACATCATGACAACCATTCCTATAGCTCACCACTGTATGTGATGAATGAGATAGTTTTTGGCACAATGATTCTTACGATAATCATATTTTATTAGCAGTAAATACTGCTTTATAATAGCCATTAGGTTGCACTGTTCATATTAGATCTCCAGTTTATTCACTTAGCAACATATATCCCTGGTACAGcccagtcatcttttttattcccatttcccagcccccacctctcCTACATTTGTGAAGGAGTATCTCCTATAAAGAACCAGGAAAgctcttattattttttgtgctcTTGATTTAAATTCTACAGAAAAGTATTTAATTAACCAAGAAAActcatgcatgtgtgtatatcatttaaaaaattatattcacaGGAATATTGAGAATGCTACTAGGCAGTGTCAGAGTTTATCTTATTTCAAAATTGGTAcagttttattgtttctaaaaaccataaaatggatatattcacataatttttaaaaatcaaataatctgcAATATACAGAAgattagaaagagaaagtgtCATTGTTCCTCCTCTGTAATCCCAGGAGAAACTACCCAGCACAGTTTGTGTGTCCTTTAAGAATTAGCCTGCGTTTATACACATATGTAATCCATTTAAGTGGGATCATGATATCACACTATACGTACTGTTCAGTGACCTGCATTTTCATGAGCACCTTCCATGTGACTATAGAGAAACCTACTTCATACTGTTATTGGCTGCTTTGTGCTTAATGATAAGCTCTCTTAGCAATGTTTCTCAGGTCTAACATTTCAGGACACACCATTTTTGCTCTTATCTGACATAATTAACCAGTCTATTTGGAAAGGTTCCTTTCATATCAGTGACATGCAGTAAATCGCCCAGTGTGTCAAGGACACACTGGCAATGTTTTGTTCTCTGCAAGGTTTGAGGGATGGTGGCTTCCTTACCTAGCTCTGGAATATTAGTGTCTGAGATCCATTTTCAAGTCTGtgtcttcaatattttttttccagctcatCAGTCATGGTGGAATTCAAAGTAGGTGATTCTTTTTGCTTCAGCTTGACTCCTCCTTGGATTGTAACTGTCATTTTACTTGATGTAAACGGATATTCcacaaggaaaacagaaaagtctGGAATCCACATCCAATGGTGCTTAGAACCTGACCAGCTGGACTTCTGGCTAGAGTATCATGAATAGACATCTGTCCTGAATTCCCAAGGTGCAAGGTTGGCCCCATTATCCAGGAAGGAGGCAGACAGAGAAGGTGACTTGAGAAAGAGCTGTTTCTTTGCTGTCTCAGGGTTGCGTCGGTCAGAAGCAGAAGCAAAGCCCTTTGCCTGACCATGTGCAAATGCATGTGCCATGAACATGACCCAAAACCCTGGTCCCACTCTGGAAAATGTAGCTCCTTATTTTACTTCCAAGAGGACCTTAAGGCTGCAGGTATATTTCAACTTCCTTGAGCGAAAGAGAAAACAGCAGCGACTGTGTTAGGCGTTACTCTGCTACCCTTGGAGGGGCTCAGCCACTGAGATTTACATATTGAGTTCTTTGGTTTCCTGCTCATTTTACACCAGCGAGGAGCCCCTCCAGCCCCACCCTTGAGTTCCCTGCTCTCCCCCATCTTCCTGCCTGGCACCCATTCCTGTGTCCTTGCTCATTTGATAGCAGAGAAACTCATCATGGACAACTACTATGGTCCGGCTAGCTCTGGACAGTTGTGAAATCAGTGCATTCGGGCTAGGTTCTTCACAGCCCCAAATGCCCTGACAATCCTAGATGAGATCTAGAGTTCTAAACCTAAGTGGGAGGATAGAAAGAGGACAGGCCAACAGGCAAACAAATTCAAACAAGGAACAATTTAGACTTTTAGGTTCAATACAATATATATGTTCTCCAATCTCTCAAAATCCCCTTTGCAATGACAGAAGACCTATAAAAAGGACAACACATTTATTTCATGGTTGGGTAATCACAAGAGGTCCTATTAGAAAAAATTTTGGGACAGGTCCCAAGCCACCTGCACcggaacaggcaggtgctgctCGACGTGATTCTTGGGTGAGTCcacactgcccagagaggcccaagagccccCAGGCACACAGGCCCCAAGCCACCTGCtctggaacaggcaggtgctgctgCTGGACGCCCAGCCTAGGCCAGTCCCCATGGTCCAAAGAGGCCTGAGCCACTGGCCCACAGGCCCTGGGGCAGCTGttccaaattggcagtccctgcaggatcctagccacACACTAGGATCGAATGACTGGACTGTGAAATCACctgtcacaatgactaaacaccagaggaaagataccagaaatatgaaaaatcaagcaAGTATAATAccatcaaaggaaaataataactctcaagctctagatcctatagaacaggaagtccttgaaatgactgacatgGAATTTCGAGCAAcagttctaaggaaactaaatgagattggagaaaactcagacagcacaatgaaatgagaaaaagcataaaggacctgaaagaagaaatgtacaaaaaaatgaatgccctgaaaaagaatgtagcagagtttgtggagctgaagaattcattcagtgaaacaaaaaacaaaaaagagagtttaaccagcaggctagaacaagcagaagagagaatttctgaccttgaagatgggctgtttgaaataagacaggtagacaaaaaaaaaaaaaaaaaaaaaagaaagaaaaagaaaaatgaattaaaaacattgaagaaaagctaagagagatgacagacaaccttaagcattcaaatatgtgaatcatgggtattccagaagggaggagaaaagaaaaggcattgaaaacatattcaactaaataatggcagaaaacttcccaggtatagggaaagacacagatattCAGAATCAGGAGTATCAAAGATCCTTAaacatattcaactcaaaaaggtcctctccaagacatgttatagtcaaactggcaaaactcaaaagacaaagagagaatcttaaaagctgcaagagagaagcgtcaagtcacctgtaagggagccccaatcagactaccatcagacttttcatcagaaatcataaaagccagaaaagaatgggatgatatattccaaatactaatagacaaaaattgccagccaagaatactttactcagcaGGGCTATCCTTCTAAACTGaaggacaaataatatatttctccaaCAAACAAacactgcaggagttcactatcaAACAaccagccttataagaaattctcaagggagtactaggctTGGTACCTGAAAACAACCACCACTActatgaatactcaagaaaaaacaaatcccaccagtaaaataaagtactaataataaagagaaaaaaagtttatctaccatcccaagaaaccaacaaatatggaagacaaacagaaaaccagaaagaaaggaacaataactcttaaagtaaaaggattaaattccccacccaaaaaacacagactgactgactggattaaaaagatggatccaacaatatgctgccttcaagagacccacctcacctgtaaagacacacatagactaggagtgaaaggatgggaaaagatataccatgcaaatagaaatgaaaaacgagctggagtagctattcttttatcagataaaatagattttaaaccgaaaaccataaaaagagataaagaagtccactatataatgataaaaggctctatccatcaagaagacataacaatcataaatatataaggaCCCAActtcagagcagccagatttataaagcaaagactattagacctaaagaatgagatatatactaataccataatagcaggggacctgaacaccccactctcaacattggacagatcatctaggcaaagaatcaacagagaaacgcagatctaaacaacactttagacaaattggacttggcagatatctatagaacattccatacaacaacctcagaatattcatccttctcatcagcacatggaacattctccaggatagatcacatgttaagtcacaaatcaagtctcaacaaattcaaaaaaattggaattattccatatattttttccaaatcacaatggattaaaattaaaaatcagtgacaaatgaaattctggaaactacacaaatacatagaaattaaacaatattttacttaatgacatatcggtccaagaagaaattaaacagaaaatcatagaatttattgaaactaatgaaaataatgatacatcataccaaaacctgtgggatactgcaaaatcagtactaaaggggaaatttattgcattaaatgcttacttcagaagaatggaaagatggcaagtaaacaacctaacactttaccttaaaggactagaaaaacaagaaaaatccaaacttaaagttagcagatggaaagaaataatcaagatcagagcagaacttaatgaaatagaaacccagaaaacaatacaaaagatcaatgaaacaaaaagttggctttttgtaaagataaataaagttgacaaaccattagcaaggctaactaaaaaaagaagagagaagacccaaataaaaaaaattagaaatgaaaaaggtgatattacaactgatacctcagaaatacaagcaatcattagagactactataaacaactatatgccaacaaatttgaaaatctggaggagatggatacatttctggacacacacaaactaccaaaactgagccaagaagatatagaaaatctgagcagaccaataataataaaagagattgaaagctattatcagaaggctcccaacaaaggaaagcccaggactggatgggtttgctgcagaattctaccaaaccttcagagaggaattgataccaattctctacaaactcttccaaagatt
It encodes:
- the LOC134362408 gene encoding immunoglobulin kappa light chain-like → MDMKAPAQLLGLLLLWLPGARCDIQMTQSPSSLSASLGDTVTITCQASQSISSWLAWYQQKPGKAPKLLIYKASSLQSGVSSRFSGSGSGTDFTLTISSLESEDVATYYCQQHNSFLSLTFGQGTKVEMKRSDAQPTVSIFPPSEEQLNSGYASVVCFLNKFYPKDYKVQWKVDDVVKQGDVVESYTEQDSTDSTYSLSSTLTMTSAEYKSHNVYTCEATHDSLSSPVVKSFTKQEC